A single Kryptolebias marmoratus isolate JLee-2015 linkage group LG7, ASM164957v2, whole genome shotgun sequence DNA region contains:
- the LOC108251741 gene encoding serrate RNA effector molecule homolog, which translates to MGDSDDEFDRRRRDKFRRERSDMERSREREERRRDEWPDRDWDRGRERRRDYDRGRRERFSPPRHISPQHKRMRRDWDDHRGEPYRFDLPYGGGGAPFPGAGPQGWHMDFPHLHPHHGGHPLQARLGMMDPDLPPPGPPTMRSFKEFLLNMEDSVDETEAVKRYNQYKLDFRRQQLQDFFLQHKDHEWFRSKYHPDDITAKRAESLTALKTRLGVFLFLLDNNWLENMALDMDHAPAIIKLLDAAVIKMEGGTDFDLQVLEAQPAPGAGGGGGAAGEEKTQTDPSTAKVPAQSGSETSQMEEKNSKDPSEDLEKICEEHNGKKKDEDDEEEEKKDEEEEEEEKKAKKDRKRKRSLSADSGEGSASDSDSSHSDGEKEEEEEKEEDEEDGDDERRKERGKEREKEAPPRPRPLHLTTSLFIRSIPPEVSKEEITALCRRYPGFLRVALSDPQPERRFFRRCWVTFDRSINIKETCWNLQNIRLRDCELSPVVNRDLCRRVRSVNGLTHHKPVVRNDIRLSARLIHSLDLKGELWTEQMETNPVLKNITDYLIEEVSAEEEELIGASGGNTEDPADPKNPAPSEVPVETDEKLQKVLDRLLLYLRLVHSVDYYNFCEYPAEDEMPHRCGLIHVRGPLPVARITPTEVSEHLRMCEERLAPLLSPSEKLSEEEAVRLGKKDPEQEVEKFLSANTQELSKDKWLCPLSGKKFKAPEFVRKHILNKHAEKVTAVRQEVEFFNNFLLDAKRPTLPDNKPLPPPAQATPPGMTSFPAQAPQQQSLLGYPPGVRPPMPGFPGVGPHLPPGQFGSGRGTYDSFRGGGAGGPGGPGGGGGGGAAGFPGKQRNSRGMRGDPRSIIEYRDLDAPDDLEFF; encoded by the exons ATGGGCGACAGTGATGACGAGTTCGACCGGAGGAGGCGGGACAAGTTCAGGAGGGAGAGGAGCGACATGGAGAGGTcgagggagagggaggagaggaggagggacgAGTGGCCGGACAG GGACTGGGACCGCggcagggagaggaggagggactACGATCGAGGTCGCAGAGAAAGATTTTCTCCTCCTCGACACATCAGCCCTCAGCACAAACGCATGAGGAGAGACTG GGACGACCACCGGGGGGAGCCGTACCGGTTTGACCTGCCCTACGGAGGAGGAGGGGCTCCGTTTCCAGGGGCGGGGCCTCAGGGCTGGCACATGGACTTCCCTCACCTTCACCCACATCATGGAGGTCACCCGCTGCAGGCGAG GCTGGGGATGATGGATCCAGACCTccctcctcctggtcctcccACCATGAGAAGCTTTAAG GAGTTCCTGTTGAACATGGAGGACAGCGTGGACGAGACGGAGGCGGTGAAACGTTACAACCAGTACAAGCTGGACTTCAGGcgccagcagctgcaggacttcTTCCTCCAACACAAAGACCACGAGTGGTTCCGCTCAAAGTACCACCCCGATGACATCACGGCGAAAAGAGCAGAGTCTCTGACGGCCCTCAAAACCCGGCTGGGCGTCTTCCTGTTCCTGCTCGACAACAACTGGCTGGAAAACATGGCGCTGGACATGGACCACGCCCCCGCCATCATCAAGCTGCTGGACGCAG ctgtgATAAAGATGGAAGGAGGAACGGACTTTGACCTGCAGGTTCTGGAGGCTCAGCCTGCTCCTGGcgccggcggcggcggcggagctGCAGGCGAGGAGAAGACTCAGACTGATCCCAGCACTGCAAAGGTTCCCGCTCAGAGCGGATCAGAGACGAGTCAGATGGAGGAGAAGAACAGCAAAGATCCGTCTGAGGACTTGGAGaag atctgtgaagagcacaacGGAAAGAAGAAGGACGAGGAcgacgaagaggaggagaagaaagatgaagaggaggaggaagaggagaagaaggccAAGAAA gacaggaagaggaaacGCAGCCTGTCAGCTGACAGCGGAGAGGGCAGCGCCTCCGACTCTGACTCCTCCCACTCTGAtggggagaaggaggaagaggaggagaaagaggaagatgaggaagatGGAGATGATG AGCGACGTAAAGAACGAGGGAAGGAGAGGGAGAAGGAAGCTCCGCCCAGGCCCCGCCCACTACACCTCACCACCTCCCTGTTCATCAGAAGCATCCCGCCTGAGGTGTCCAAGGAGGAGATCACAGCt CTGTGTCGCAGGTACCCGGGCTTCCTGCGGGTGGCGCTGTCGGACCCTCAGCCCGAGAGGAG GTTCTTCAGGCGGTGCTGGGTGACGTTCGACCGCAGCATCAACATTAAGGAGACGTGTTGGAACCTTCAGAACATCAGG ctCAGAGACTGCGAGCTGTCTCCGGTGGTCAACAGAGACCTGTGTCGACGCGTTCGCAGCGTCAACGGCCTGACGCACCACAAGCCCGTGGTGAGGAACGACATCCGGCTGTCAGCCCGACTCATCCACAGCCTGGACCTGAAGGGGGAGCTGTGGACCGAACAG atggaGACCAACCCGGTCCTGAAGAACATCACTGACTACCTGATCGAAGAGGTGAGCGCTGAAGAAGAGGAGCTGATCGGAGCCTCCGGGGGGAACACTGAAGACCCAGCAGACCCTAAAAACCCCGCCCCCTCTGAGGTTCCCGTGGAGACGgatgagaagctgcagaag gtgttGGACCGGCTGCTGCTGTACCTGCGGCTCGTTCACTCTGTCGATTATTACAACTTCTGTGAATATCCTGCTGAGGACGAGATGCCTCATCGCTGCGGGCTGATCCACGTACGAGGACCCCTCCCTGTGGCCCGGATCACTCCGACCGAGG tgaGTGAACACCTGAGGATGTGTGAGGAACGTCTGGCTCCTCTGCTTTCACCGTCAGAGAAACTGAGTGAAGAAGAAGCTGTTCGCCTCGGGAAGAAAGACCCAGAACAAGAG GTGGAGAAGTTCCTGTCGGCCAACACTCAGGAGCTCAGTAAAGACAAGTGGCTCTGTCCTCTAAGCGGGAAGAAGTTCAAG GCTCCAGAGTTTGTGCGTAAACACATCCTGAACAAACACGCCGAGAAGGTCACCGCCGTCAGGCAGGAAGTGGAGTTTTTTAACAACTTCCTGTTGGATGCCAAGAGACCCACTCTACCTGACAACAAGCCCCTCCCACCTCCAGCCCAAG CCACACCTCCTGGTATGACATCATTTCCTGCTCAGGCACCACAGCAGCAAAGCCTTCTGGGATATCCTCCAGGAGTCAGACCTCCCATGCCTGGCTTCCCAG GTGTTGGACCTCATCTGCCGCCCGGACAGTTTGGATCGGGGAGAGGGACCTACGACAgcttcagaggaggaggagcaggaggaccaggaggaccaggaggaggaggaggaggaggagcagcagggtTTCCTGGGAagcagaggaacagcag gggcATGCGAGGAGACCCCCGCTCCATCATCGAGTACAGAGACCTGGACGCTCCAGACGACCTCGAGTTCTTCTAA